The genomic segment GAATTGGATGGTGGACTTGATGTGCTGGACAAAGTGTGGAGGTTCTGCCAGTGGAGAGGTGGACAGGTACTGGcgggagagaagaaggagcagAGTCAGAAAGTCAGAACTGTACTGCCCACTGGAGTGCTTTGTTGCACTTCCTGTGGGAAGTGTTTGCACTGTAATTACATAAGGAATAATGACGTATGGCAACGGAGAGATAGATAACATTTAGGTAATTACTTCCAGCTGCCTTTACCTTTAAAATGGTGTCATCGTTTTGAGACAGCCAGAAGGAAATATCCAGATTTGGAGACCACTTGCAGGGGCCGATTTTAACGAGTCCACGACTTGAGTCATATATGTCAGCCATCTGCAGGGGACACatgtttggtttattattaATTTTTGCTTTGAGTTTCTATCTTGGAGCAGTGTCAACCAGGGGGCCGTGACCCCTGGTGgatcacagaaaaacacttAATATAGAAGTCACCTTGTTTACAGAAAATAAAGCTAGTTATCATATAATTGACTCTAGGGGGGGAAAAAGTACATCTGTTTGTTCATtatctgtcttgttttttttttttatacaggtATGATAATCATCCTATATAGGCTTCCTTCACATGCAGAATGCAACATCACATGTCTACCTGTCCCCCAGTGAAGGTCCGTGCTGAACGCAGCTCCTCTGCAGGTCCTTTATGAGTGAATGAGGCAGGGAACACATCCCCGGTTTTAACATTTACAcctgtgcagacagacagacacacacacacacacacacacacacacacacacacagacagacagatagatagacagagtaAGCTCCAATATATTAGAGATCACTAACCATACAAgcatgacatccctcactctgTAGCTTATTCATTACTTACCTATTCCATATACCACAGGTCTGTGAGTTCCATCTACAATGTCGTCATTCATTTCTACAATAAGGGAGAACAGTAGGGTTGATTAGACAAACAAAGAACTGATAGACTATTTCCAAGCACTCAATACGAAAGAGTGAACACACTGAAAAAAGATTAATAGCAAAGTCAGAGCTGTTTACCTGTGATGCAGCATGTTTCTAGGTGaatctcctctttctgtttgtggAATGCCGCTGTAAAATGCAAAGAGACTTTTATGTTCCACAAAGCTCAACTGCTATCAGCGTGCATTGCAGTAAGACAAgaaataacttaaaaaaaagacCGTACCCAATAGGCTAAGGCTGAGTTTATGGGAAGTCTTTGACTCATCGTTAAATCCTCCTACAAGATGGAGCTCCAATCTGCAAGGTGAAGGAAGTGAGGGCCATTTCAATAGGACATCCAAGTTGAGCAAACTGATAatgaaaacataataataaaatgacatacagtatatccttgGTATATTTTTAATGCctatttataatgttttttcttgtgatTTATACTGTTACTATTGCTGCTAAAACAttccaatttccccatggggatcattaaaattTCATCTTGTCTTTATCTTATCTAGTAAATTTGATAATGGACACTCTTactctgcatatgtgtgtgtgtgtgtgtgtgtttcataccTGCCCTCCTTAGTGAGGTTACTCAACGATGTGACAGCTTTCACAATGAGCGGGACTTCACTCCAGGTGCTGGAACCATCGCAGTGTGCAAGGCAAACAGCTCCACTTCCTGAGAAATAATGAAACTGTGTCAAGGCAGacatttacttacttactctacatacacagagagaattACGTACAGAGCACATAGCTAGTGAAGGAACATTACCTGTGTGTCGCAGCACGACTAAGTGGCAGGTGGTGGCATCATCAGATCCGATGACAGAAACACAATCTGGgttagaaaagagaagaaagcagGCATTATCATTATGGGGCAGGGATGGTAAATTACAGTGCAATTTATGAGACAGTTAGAGGTTAACATGTTTAACTGTATGAGTTCATATCAAATAGGAATGTCATTTTTTCATAGCTGGTCCTTCCAaacacttaaaggaaaattactggaatttttttaaaattccattGTACCTGcgctgacatgacatgacaacatGACATCACGTTGTCTAGGAatctgcaggaataagaaaaatacaccaccaaacaacaaaatgcacccaggaatgcaaggtacatcaccagcagctgtttttgttaaagctgtgttaaaagtgttttagggtggatgttTCCTTTGTAAAGAGATGCTGGATGCTGCATACACTTTGGTGAACTGGGAGAATGGAATGACATGATCAAGGGGGTTTAATACCTCTATGGCTGACATTTGAATGATCGGTTTTGATTAACTAGCTCCCTGGTAGTTACACTTACTGTCTGCCGGTGTTGTTGCAGCAAACTCTCTTTGTTGGACATACAGGAGGCACTTTGGGTCAACATCAGCAAATGGCTTGGCATGAAATGCTCTTGCGTTTTCCTGTGACATAGAAGTAAAATGTATTACctcacaaaaaagtaaatttcgACACCTGCTGCTGTAAATGTATCACATTGAAACTAATATAAGCCGCGAGGTTATCAACTTATTTCATAGGTGAATGTGTTCATTTATCTATACAGACTGTCTGAAGCATAAACTCATACTACTGAAAGGTAATTGTGCAATTACACATACTGTAACTTTATTGTGGAAAAACAGTCAAAACGCTTCACAAGATAGATAGCACCTGCGTTGCCTGGCAACGGTGAACTTTTGGTGTTGACTGCATCTCATTATTTTTCTCCTTGAACAGGTgaaaaaacagcatttcttTCAGGATGATGTCAGTCAAGTACATGAATATGATTGATAGATCAATCGAGGTCATACATTTGACTGTGAATGTAACCTAACGTTACACGTTGTTCATCAGTTACATCATGGCTGTGGTCATCTCGTCTGTGGTCACAGCCCAAGCCTGGCCCCGTTGTGGCAATATCGCTGCTAAATGCCACTCTCTCTGGTCTTTCTCCCGGGGCTAGTCGCATATCCGCTGCATGTACTAAGGGTTTGCTAACGTTACTATTTCGTGCTGCTATTGCTTGAATGTTAACCAGGATGACagctaagctagctaacgttagctaactcgCTGACCGACAACCAACCTGTAAATGTGGATATTTGTCGAACAGTTCCCCTGTCGAGCTTGGCCGTTCAACTCCTCTATTTTGTATTAACAAAGGCATTTCCTTTAGGGCCACTTTGAACTTAGCTGGTTATCCTACTGTCATACCGACTAGTAACTACACAGCTTGGACTTTATAGCTTACATTAGACACATTTTACAGTAAACCAAGCTTGCACTTCCTGGATGGTTGTCTTCCTCTACTATTTCAATGCAAAAATAACTTCCCGCAACTTCTCACACACCGCCACCCACTGTCAAAAAGCGCGAATGTATATAAGAACCAAATTCACCATTATTACTTTGCGGAGTTTTGTACGTAATGTCCGTTATATTGAAACGAAGCTACGTCAATATTCTAGCTTGAAGTTACGTCGAGAAAGAGGGCGAGACGCCAGAGTCCAGAGAGCGAAAGCAGTCGACGACGTGACGCATATCACAATTGCCAAACAAAATCCCTATAGCTTTTCATGCAGGCTTAAAACCGCCAAGTTTAGCTAAGAGCCAACAAAGTCTTAGTCTTTTGCGAAGGCCAAGGCTCTGCTTATTCTGTAATTTGCTAAAGACAACCCGGGTTCTGCAAATTTTTGGAGAAGGCTAGAGTATTTTTCGTCAACATGAGAGGGAGTTCCTCGTATGGGGACAGAGATAGGGACCGTGGACGAGATAGGTAAGTTAAGGCATGAAAACAATCCACATATTCTTTGTTCTTGGTTATAACGTTGAATTTCCTTTAATGGATGCATGTtgcacaatgtttttttcaacaAGATAAGATTAAAGGGACAGGTACTATtaagtttttcttcttcctaCTCCTTTTCGGTCATATGTCTGTGCATATTAtggatatatgtatataaatgacATTAGAGttgaatattttgtgtttgtaatgtacATGTACATACTTTCTTATGCTTGGCTTGGATGATTGTGGTACACTGCCAGGAAcgaaatatctatctatctatctatctatctatctatctaatgtGCAAATAACTACAATACTGACACAGCAAATGTTAACATCCAGTTATAACATCCGGTATAAAGTGAACAAACATATCTAAAATTACACCTCCCTCCGGTAAAACTGGAGCCTGCTCTGCTCCAAGATGAACTCACTGTGctcctgacctcctgacccCTCTCCAGGCCTCGGTTTGGCTCCATGAGCGGTCGAGGCGGCCCCCCACCCATGAAGTTTGGGAATCCAGGGGACCGGCTCCGCAAGAAGAAGTGGAACCTTGACGAGCTACAAAAATTTGATAAGAACTTCTACGCTGAGCACCCAGAGGTCCAACGCATGACTCAGGtaaaccactctctctctctcactctttccctgcATGTCATGGCTGCATAATAAGCCagactgtttgtgtttgtcagtctgtcagtgtccagcatgtattttatttctctgtcactctcacaTCCAGTATGACATAGATGAGTTTCGCAGAAAGAAGGAGATCACCATCAGAGGCTCTGGCTGCCCAAAGGCTGTTACCAGTTTTCACCAGGCACAGTTTCCTCGTGAGTAAACCAACATAGATTACACCAATTACAAAATCTGCATAATTAATATTCGGGAACCATTATGCATCATTCACACACTATAGTATCTTTTATGTAGTTGCTAAGGACTTCAAAATGTCTCATACTCTCTTCATTGCAAAGTCTAAATGACCAGTTGCATTATTTGTAAAATGGGTTGTAAAAAGACTAGTGGTATATTTAGAGGGGAAAGTAATTTATAAGAATGTAAAATCTTCCTGTGtgttcccctccctcttctgccAGAGTATGTGATGGATGTGCTGATGCAGCAGAACTTCAAGGAGCCTACAGCCATCCAGGCTCAGGGCTTCCCCCTCGCCCTGAGCGGCAGAGACATGGTGGGAATTGCTCAGACTGGCTCCGGAAAGACGCTGGCTGTAAGGATACCATGCCAATCATCTAGTGTGATGAAACATTATTGATCCCCATGaggaaattaggttgttgcagcagcaaaattcAGGATTCAGGAGGGATtaagacaaatagaatataaacacacaaatagagtataaaataagcaataaaaacagttaaaaaacaagtaaatataGCCACAAGTGACCATTAGCAGGGTCCAAACCCATGGCCCAAACACACATAGATGCCTGAGATATTGCAGTTTGCAAAATTTGTCTTCACAGCAACATTATATAGTACGACCAAACGTGAACTGACACACTTTGGAACCCCTTCGCAAATATGTCTGTGAAGTTTGATTGCTCTAGcattaaatgtttaggtttatGCATCTTCGCTGTCAGCCTCATTTGACTTGACCAAATGATTGTGTGTATCAGTCTCTGTGGAATAGCCATGATGTAGGCAGTTGGAATATGTTGTGTGCAAAATTTGGTGGCAGTTGGagtaattaaaagaaaaaacaagtgtCAGTGCAAGGTTGGCCTGGAGGTGGCACTAGGGAACACAGTCATATGCGGTCTGACCCATCTGACACACATCCCAAACATTTATGTGAAGTTTGGTTTCTCTACCTTTTAAGCGTATAAATATTATACTTCCTGTTTGCACATCTTCACATCTCTTTGGAATTTCAAAAGTCTGTGTTGTAGCTGTAACGTAGGAAGTCcaaatatgctgtgtgcaaaatttcaTGGAGATTTGATTGAGTTTGTGGGAGAAATGGTGAAAAAAGATTCATGTTGAGTGAAAGAAGTGATTCTAGACTTCAGGAGTTACTAGCCAATGTGTAAAGTGTCTTGTTATAGCACCACCATCTGGCTGAATGGTGTAGTGGGGGAGAGTTGAAACCCATCCACCAAACTTGGTGGCTGTGGGACTTTCTTTCAGTCAATGATCTCCAGATTGTTTTaagtcagaaaaacaaaaataaccagTACAATGTAAACAATCGTGGTGTTCTGTAAACGTATGCTGGTGTCAATTTAAACACATTGTCTAGACTGTATTGGTTAGAAATATGGGGGAGGAGTatggattactaacatttaCTCACAGTTGTTACATACAGCTGTTGCTAGCAGTAACAACTGCTTAATTAATGATGGATTACTAAATTAGAAATATGTGCGATATCCCACGACATACCTGTGGTGTACACACACTAACTTGACATATTTAGCAGACACACTAAAATACAGAAAAGCCTTGATTCACTAAGATAttgtatagacacacacacacgtgtgcagaGGCTTATATGCacaattaaacacacacacacatacacacacacacacttggagcAAACAGTTGCGggtatctctcactctctagaGCATAGACACATAATGCATACTGTGTGAGCGGAGACAGCTGCACAGAAAACCTGATGTTGAACTGCACTTCTACATTGTTGAAGACAGTCTTATATTTGTATCCAGCATTTTGAAACCAACAGCTGGGCAATGATGCTggtataaaaacacaaacatgatcactgttttattcattcagtacattttatatgcattacattacattacattatgtaatttaacagatgcttttgtccaaagcgacttacaataagtgcacaTATATATGCAGGGTTGTGATTTTAatctttgtgtttctctgttgaCTGCAGTATCTTCTTCCTGCTATTGTGCACATCAACCATCAGCCCTATCTAGAGAGGGGCGATGGACCAATTGTAAGTATAAATGCAACTAATGTTGCCAGTTTGGATAGAGGTGTCTTAtccaaatcatgccatctttgTTTGGGCAtatgtcagtctgtaaaacccaGCCCTCCTCCTTTGTCCTCAGTGTCTGGTTCTGGCTCCAACCAGAGAGCTGGCTCAGCAGGTTCAACAGGTGGCGTACGACTATGGCAAGTCCTCCCGCATCAAGAGCACCTGCGTCTATGGTGGAGCACCCAAAGGACCACAGATTAGAGACCTGGAGAGGGGTGGGTATGGTTGTAGACAAGTGAGAATTAAGAGTACGCAATAGACTATTCCAAATAATTTGAGtatcaattaattaataataaaaccTGATCACAGTACGTCAAATATCCTGTTCATTAAGGCTTTATATGTTTTTTATACTTTAGAACgatttatttactttaaaaGTGGGTATTGAATTTTATAATTGTTTTTGGAGCCATAAGGACTTAGTATAAGTCATGGCTGGTTGTCTCATATCTTTCTATTCTATCCCTTCTGTCAGTTGTATTTTTAAAGGAGTTTGTTACTATACGAGTGTGGTAGTGCTTTCTAGGTGCTCgagtggagggggggtgcatgattggagtgagtgaaactatgtTGACGTTAAAATCTCCACCTgctaacaccaaagtgctgtggtagcacagtgttgtaactaagataatctctgaacaaaatatttacttaATGCGTTGACTTAGCCACTtcagttagaaaatcactgagctacttcctggtatgtgaatTAGCTGGCTCATGCTTGTGTGACTAATACCGTATTGCCTGGTGTATGAGTGCACATTGTATTTCCCTTATTCAGCGCTCTGAGGGTTCTGTGTGGCCTAAAGAGCACATACCATAGTTGTCCCAAGCAGTGCACATTGCAAAAAACGTAGCACATGATCGAATGAACAAACCAACGAACACTTATTGAGGTGCTTCTCCTGTGCATCCAATAATGTATGGACCTCTAAGTCTAATGCTGCTTTTTGTGTGACGCTAGGTGTTGAGATCTGCATCGCCACACCTGGTCGCCTCATTGACTTCCTGGAGGCAGGGAAGACGAACCTGCGCCGCTGCACCTATCTAGTGCTGGATGAGGCCGACCGCATGCTGGACATGGGCTTTGAACCGCAGATTCGCAAGATAGTGGACCAGATCAGGGTAGGAGAAAGTAGTACAGTAAAGGCACTTTAAGAAACTTGT from the Centroberyx gerrardi isolate f3 chromosome 3, fCenGer3.hap1.cur.20231027, whole genome shotgun sequence genome contains:
- the ntan1 gene encoding protein N-terminal asparagine amidohydrolase, producing MPLLIQNRGVERPSSTGELFDKYPHLQENARAFHAKPFADVDPKCLLYVQQREFAATTPADNCVSVIGSDDATTCHLVVLRHTGSGAVCLAHCDGSSTWSEVPLIVKAVTSLSNLTKEGRLELHLVGGFNDESKTSHKLSLSLLAAFHKQKEEIHLETCCITEMNDDIVDGTHRPVVYGIGVNVKTGDVFPASFTHKGPAEELRSARTFTGGQMADIYDSSRGLVKIGPCKWSPNLDISFWLSQNDDTILKYLSTSPLAEPPHFVQHIKSTIQFLLEHPSSDSLFPGGQPQLYHRTEQGDWERAAQP